Proteins co-encoded in one Pan paniscus chromosome 23, NHGRI_mPanPan1-v2.0_pri, whole genome shotgun sequence genomic window:
- the C23H22orf15 gene encoding uncharacterized protein C22orf15 homolog isoform X1, whose amino-acid sequence MFIKVMFGAGCSVLVNTSCRLVNLTAHLRQKAGLPPDVSLHVLPATIALLAEDGNLVSLEEDLKEGASRAQTMGNSLLKERAIYVLVRIISKRERTWPPPAMSPYWRTWMTITQSWQRNCAGCQASPLRATTGGSAWALGEAAMSKAPLQGPERLGDLAHYCQLAKLDSDPRGLAMTSALCDQVQTDNNPAGLLLQNLELLRSCISKRGKVRQDLRPPGAPKLWVQRMGCRGRDKKGRGGRYP is encoded by the exons ATGTTTATCAAGGTGATGTTTGGGG CCGGCTGCTCGGTGCTGGTGAACACCTCTTGCAGGCTGGTGAACCTCACCGCCCACCTGAGGCAGAAAGCAGGGTTGCCCCCAGATG TCTCTCTCCATGTCCTCCCAGCGACCATTGCTCTCCTGGCTGAGGACGGCAACCTAGTGAGCCTGGAGGAGGACCTGAAGGAAGGGGCTTCCCGGGCCCAGACCATGGGCAACTCCCTACTGAAGGAGCGAGCCATATATGTCCTCGTTCGGATCATCAGTAAG AGGGAGAGGACATGGCCTCCACCCGCTATGAGTCCCTATTGGAGAACCTGGATGACCATTACCCAGAGCTGGCAG AGGAACTGCGCAGGCTGTCAGGCCTCTCCTCTGCGGGCCACAACTGGAGGAAGCGCATGGGCACTCGGCGAGGCCGCCATGAGCAAAGCCCCACTTCAAGGCCCAGAAAG GCTTGGGGACCTGGCACACTACTGCCAACTAGCCAAGTTGGACTCAGACCCAAGGGGGTTAGCCATGACCTCTGCCTTGTGTGATCAGGTGCAAACAGACAACAACCCAGCAGGACTCCTCTTGCAGAATCTGGAATTGCTGAGAAGTTGCATCAGCAAGAGGGGCAAGGTCAGACAGGATTTGAGGCCGCCAGGGGCACCTAAGCTGTGGGTGCAGAGAATGGGATGCAGAGGTAGAGACAAGAAGGGTAGAGGTGGCAGGTATCCCTGA
- the C23H22orf15 gene encoding uncharacterized protein C22orf15 homolog isoform X4, with protein sequence MFIKVMFGAGCSVLVNTSCRLVNLTAHLRQKAGLPPDVSLHVLPATIALLAEDGNLVSLEEDLKEGASRAQTMGNSLLKERAIYVLVRIISKRERTWPPPAMSPYWRTWMTITQSWQRNCAGCQASPLRATTGGSAWALGEAAMSKAPLQGPERLGDLAHYCQLAKLDSDPRGLAMTSALCDQVQTDNNPAGLLLQNLELLRSCISKRGKGPD encoded by the exons ATGTTTATCAAGGTGATGTTTGGGG CCGGCTGCTCGGTGCTGGTGAACACCTCTTGCAGGCTGGTGAACCTCACCGCCCACCTGAGGCAGAAAGCAGGGTTGCCCCCAGATG TCTCTCTCCATGTCCTCCCAGCGACCATTGCTCTCCTGGCTGAGGACGGCAACCTAGTGAGCCTGGAGGAGGACCTGAAGGAAGGGGCTTCCCGGGCCCAGACCATGGGCAACTCCCTACTGAAGGAGCGAGCCATATATGTCCTCGTTCGGATCATCAGTAAG AGGGAGAGGACATGGCCTCCACCCGCTATGAGTCCCTATTGGAGAACCTGGATGACCATTACCCAGAGCTGGCAG AGGAACTGCGCAGGCTGTCAGGCCTCTCCTCTGCGGGCCACAACTGGAGGAAGCGCATGGGCACTCGGCGAGGCCGCCATGAGCAAAGCCCCACTTCAAGGCCCAGAAAG GCTTGGGGACCTGGCACACTACTGCCAACTAGCCAAGTTGGACTCAGACCCAAGGGGGTTAGCCATGACCTCTGCCTTGTGTGATCAGGTGCAAACAGACAACAACCCAGCAGGACTCCTCTTGCAGAATCTGGAATTGCTGAGAAGTTGCATCAGCAAGAGGGGCAAG ggCCCTGATTAA
- the C23H22orf15 gene encoding uncharacterized protein C22orf15 homolog isoform X9, translated as MFIKVMFGAGCSVLVNTSCRLVNLTAHLRQKAGLPPDVSLHVLPATIALLAEDGNLVSLEEDLKEGASRAQTMGNSLLKERAIYVLVRIISKVAQEGEDMASTRYESLLENLDDHYPELAEELRRLSGLSSAGHNWRKRMGTRRGRHEQSPTSRPRKAWGPGTLLPTSQVGLRPKGVSHDLCLV; from the exons ATGTTTATCAAGGTGATGTTTGGGG CCGGCTGCTCGGTGCTGGTGAACACCTCTTGCAGGCTGGTGAACCTCACCGCCCACCTGAGGCAGAAAGCAGGGTTGCCCCCAGATG TCTCTCTCCATGTCCTCCCAGCGACCATTGCTCTCCTGGCTGAGGACGGCAACCTAGTGAGCCTGGAGGAGGACCTGAAGGAAGGGGCTTCCCGGGCCCAGACCATGGGCAACTCCCTACTGAAGGAGCGAGCCATATATGTCCTCGTTCGGATCATCAGTAAGGTGGCCCAAG AGGGAGAGGACATGGCCTCCACCCGCTATGAGTCCCTATTGGAGAACCTGGATGACCATTACCCAGAGCTGGCAG AGGAACTGCGCAGGCTGTCAGGCCTCTCCTCTGCGGGCCACAACTGGAGGAAGCGCATGGGCACTCGGCGAGGCCGCCATGAGCAAAGCCCCACTTCAAGGCCCAGAAAG GCTTGGGGACCTGGCACACTACTGCCAACTAGCCAAGTTGGACTCAGACCCAAGGGGGTTAGCCATGACCTCTGCCTTGTGTGA
- the C23H22orf15 gene encoding uncharacterized protein C22orf15 homolog isoform X14: MFIKVMFGAGCSVLVNTSCRLVNLTAHLRQKAGLPPDVSLHVLPATIALLAEDGNLVSLEEDLKEGASRAQTMGNSLLKERAIYVLVRIISKVAQEGEDMASTRYESLLENLDDHYPELAEELRRLSGLSSAGHNWRKRMGTRRGRHEQSPTSRPRKGPD; the protein is encoded by the exons ATGTTTATCAAGGTGATGTTTGGGG CCGGCTGCTCGGTGCTGGTGAACACCTCTTGCAGGCTGGTGAACCTCACCGCCCACCTGAGGCAGAAAGCAGGGTTGCCCCCAGATG TCTCTCTCCATGTCCTCCCAGCGACCATTGCTCTCCTGGCTGAGGACGGCAACCTAGTGAGCCTGGAGGAGGACCTGAAGGAAGGGGCTTCCCGGGCCCAGACCATGGGCAACTCCCTACTGAAGGAGCGAGCCATATATGTCCTCGTTCGGATCATCAGTAAGGTGGCCCAAG AGGGAGAGGACATGGCCTCCACCCGCTATGAGTCCCTATTGGAGAACCTGGATGACCATTACCCAGAGCTGGCAG AGGAACTGCGCAGGCTGTCAGGCCTCTCCTCTGCGGGCCACAACTGGAGGAAGCGCATGGGCACTCGGCGAGGCCGCCATGAGCAAAGCCCCACTTCAAGGCCCAGAAAG ggCCCTGATTAA
- the C23H22orf15 gene encoding uncharacterized protein C22orf15 homolog isoform X3: MFIKVMFGAGCSVLVNTSCRLVNLTAHLRQKAGLPPDVSLHVLPATIALLAEDGNLVSLEEDLKEGASRAQTMGNSLLKERAIYVLVRIISKVAQEGEDMASTRYESLLENLDDHYPELAEELRRLSGLSSAGHNWRKRMGTRRGRHEQSPTSRPRKVQTDNNPAGLLLQNLELLRSCISKRGKVRQDLRPPGAPKLWVQRMGCRGRDKKGRGGRYP, translated from the exons ATGTTTATCAAGGTGATGTTTGGGG CCGGCTGCTCGGTGCTGGTGAACACCTCTTGCAGGCTGGTGAACCTCACCGCCCACCTGAGGCAGAAAGCAGGGTTGCCCCCAGATG TCTCTCTCCATGTCCTCCCAGCGACCATTGCTCTCCTGGCTGAGGACGGCAACCTAGTGAGCCTGGAGGAGGACCTGAAGGAAGGGGCTTCCCGGGCCCAGACCATGGGCAACTCCCTACTGAAGGAGCGAGCCATATATGTCCTCGTTCGGATCATCAGTAAGGTGGCCCAAG AGGGAGAGGACATGGCCTCCACCCGCTATGAGTCCCTATTGGAGAACCTGGATGACCATTACCCAGAGCTGGCAG AGGAACTGCGCAGGCTGTCAGGCCTCTCCTCTGCGGGCCACAACTGGAGGAAGCGCATGGGCACTCGGCGAGGCCGCCATGAGCAAAGCCCCACTTCAAGGCCCAGAAAG GTGCAAACAGACAACAACCCAGCAGGACTCCTCTTGCAGAATCTGGAATTGCTGAGAAGTTGCATCAGCAAGAGGGGCAAGGTCAGACAGGATTTGAGGCCGCCAGGGGCACCTAAGCTGTGGGTGCAGAGAATGGGATGCAGAGGTAGAGACAAGAAGGGTAGAGGTGGCAGGTATCCCTGA
- the C23H22orf15 gene encoding uncharacterized protein C22orf15 homolog isoform X8 produces the protein MFIKVMFGAGCSVLVNTSCRLVNLTAHLRQKAGLPPDATIALLAEDGNLVSLEEDLKEGASRAQTMGNSLLKERAIYVLVRIIKGEDMASTRYESLLENLDDHYPELAEELRRLSGLSSAGHNWRKRMGTRRGRHEQSPTSRPRKVQTDNNPAGLLLQNLELLRSCISKRGKVRQDLRPPGAPKLWVQRMGCRGRDKKGRGGRYP, from the exons ATGTTTATCAAGGTGATGTTTGGGG CCGGCTGCTCGGTGCTGGTGAACACCTCTTGCAGGCTGGTGAACCTCACCGCCCACCTGAGGCAGAAAGCAGGGTTGCCCCCAGATG CGACCATTGCTCTCCTGGCTGAGGACGGCAACCTAGTGAGCCTGGAGGAGGACCTGAAGGAAGGGGCTTCCCGGGCCCAGACCATGGGCAACTCCCTACTGAAGGAGCGAGCCATATATGTCCTCGTTCGGATCATCA AGGGAGAGGACATGGCCTCCACCCGCTATGAGTCCCTATTGGAGAACCTGGATGACCATTACCCAGAGCTGGCAG AGGAACTGCGCAGGCTGTCAGGCCTCTCCTCTGCGGGCCACAACTGGAGGAAGCGCATGGGCACTCGGCGAGGCCGCCATGAGCAAAGCCCCACTTCAAGGCCCAGAAAG GTGCAAACAGACAACAACCCAGCAGGACTCCTCTTGCAGAATCTGGAATTGCTGAGAAGTTGCATCAGCAAGAGGGGCAAGGTCAGACAGGATTTGAGGCCGCCAGGGGCACCTAAGCTGTGGGTGCAGAGAATGGGATGCAGAGGTAGAGACAAGAAGGGTAGAGGTGGCAGGTATCCCTGA
- the C23H22orf15 gene encoding uncharacterized protein C22orf15 homolog isoform X17, with protein sequence MFIKVMFGAGCSVLVNTSCRLVNLTAHLRQKAGLPPDATIALLAEDGNLVSLEEDLKEGASRAQTMGNSLLKERAIYVLVRIIKGEDMASTRYESLLENLDDHYPELAEELRRLSGLSSAGHNWRKRMGTRRGRHEQSPTSRPRKVSSLPPRSC encoded by the exons ATGTTTATCAAGGTGATGTTTGGGG CCGGCTGCTCGGTGCTGGTGAACACCTCTTGCAGGCTGGTGAACCTCACCGCCCACCTGAGGCAGAAAGCAGGGTTGCCCCCAGATG CGACCATTGCTCTCCTGGCTGAGGACGGCAACCTAGTGAGCCTGGAGGAGGACCTGAAGGAAGGGGCTTCCCGGGCCCAGACCATGGGCAACTCCCTACTGAAGGAGCGAGCCATATATGTCCTCGTTCGGATCATCA AGGGAGAGGACATGGCCTCCACCCGCTATGAGTCCCTATTGGAGAACCTGGATGACCATTACCCAGAGCTGGCAG AGGAACTGCGCAGGCTGTCAGGCCTCTCCTCTGCGGGCCACAACTGGAGGAAGCGCATGGGCACTCGGCGAGGCCGCCATGAGCAAAGCCCCACTTCAAGGCCCAGAAAGGTGAGCTCCCTGCCACCCAGGAGTTGCTAG
- the C23H22orf15 gene encoding uncharacterized protein C22orf15 homolog isoform X13: MFIKVMFGAGCSVLVNTSCRLVNLTAHLRQKAGLPPDVSLHVLPATIALLAEDGNLVSLEEDLKEGASRAQTMGNSLLKERAIYVLVRIIKGEDMASTRYESLLENLDDHYPELAEELRRLSGLSSAGHNWRKRMGTRRGRHEQSPTSRPRKVSSLPPRSC, from the exons ATGTTTATCAAGGTGATGTTTGGGG CCGGCTGCTCGGTGCTGGTGAACACCTCTTGCAGGCTGGTGAACCTCACCGCCCACCTGAGGCAGAAAGCAGGGTTGCCCCCAGATG TCTCTCTCCATGTCCTCCCAGCGACCATTGCTCTCCTGGCTGAGGACGGCAACCTAGTGAGCCTGGAGGAGGACCTGAAGGAAGGGGCTTCCCGGGCCCAGACCATGGGCAACTCCCTACTGAAGGAGCGAGCCATATATGTCCTCGTTCGGATCATCA AGGGAGAGGACATGGCCTCCACCCGCTATGAGTCCCTATTGGAGAACCTGGATGACCATTACCCAGAGCTGGCAG AGGAACTGCGCAGGCTGTCAGGCCTCTCCTCTGCGGGCCACAACTGGAGGAAGCGCATGGGCACTCGGCGAGGCCGCCATGAGCAAAGCCCCACTTCAAGGCCCAGAAAGGTGAGCTCCCTGCCACCCAGGAGTTGCTAG
- the C23H22orf15 gene encoding uncharacterized protein C22orf15 homolog isoform X15 has product MFIKVMFGAGCSVLVNTSCRLVNLTAHLRQKAGLPPDATIALLAEDGNLVSLEEDLKEGASRAQTMGNSLLKERAIYVLVRIISKRERTWPPPAMSPYWRTWMTITQSWQRNCAGCQASPLRATTGGSAWALGEAAMSKAPLQGPERALIKGMDCTL; this is encoded by the exons ATGTTTATCAAGGTGATGTTTGGGG CCGGCTGCTCGGTGCTGGTGAACACCTCTTGCAGGCTGGTGAACCTCACCGCCCACCTGAGGCAGAAAGCAGGGTTGCCCCCAGATG CGACCATTGCTCTCCTGGCTGAGGACGGCAACCTAGTGAGCCTGGAGGAGGACCTGAAGGAAGGGGCTTCCCGGGCCCAGACCATGGGCAACTCCCTACTGAAGGAGCGAGCCATATATGTCCTCGTTCGGATCATCAGTAAG AGGGAGAGGACATGGCCTCCACCCGCTATGAGTCCCTATTGGAGAACCTGGATGACCATTACCCAGAGCTGGCAG AGGAACTGCGCAGGCTGTCAGGCCTCTCCTCTGCGGGCCACAACTGGAGGAAGCGCATGGGCACTCGGCGAGGCCGCCATGAGCAAAGCCCCACTTCAAGGCCCAGAAAG ggCCCTGATTAAGGGGATGGATTGCACACTGTAG
- the C23H22orf15 gene encoding uncharacterized protein C22orf15 homolog isoform X5, with protein sequence MFIKVMFGAGCSVLVNTSCRLVNLTAHLRQKAGLPPDVSLHVLPATIALLAEDGNLVSLEEDLKEGASRAQTMGNSLLKERAIYVLVRIIKGEDMASTRYESLLENLDDHYPELAEELRRLSGLSSAGHNWRKRMGTRRGRHEQSPTSRPRKVQTDNNPAGLLLQNLELLRSCISKRGKVRQDLRPPGAPKLWVQRMGCRGRDKKGRGGRYP encoded by the exons ATGTTTATCAAGGTGATGTTTGGGG CCGGCTGCTCGGTGCTGGTGAACACCTCTTGCAGGCTGGTGAACCTCACCGCCCACCTGAGGCAGAAAGCAGGGTTGCCCCCAGATG TCTCTCTCCATGTCCTCCCAGCGACCATTGCTCTCCTGGCTGAGGACGGCAACCTAGTGAGCCTGGAGGAGGACCTGAAGGAAGGGGCTTCCCGGGCCCAGACCATGGGCAACTCCCTACTGAAGGAGCGAGCCATATATGTCCTCGTTCGGATCATCA AGGGAGAGGACATGGCCTCCACCCGCTATGAGTCCCTATTGGAGAACCTGGATGACCATTACCCAGAGCTGGCAG AGGAACTGCGCAGGCTGTCAGGCCTCTCCTCTGCGGGCCACAACTGGAGGAAGCGCATGGGCACTCGGCGAGGCCGCCATGAGCAAAGCCCCACTTCAAGGCCCAGAAAG GTGCAAACAGACAACAACCCAGCAGGACTCCTCTTGCAGAATCTGGAATTGCTGAGAAGTTGCATCAGCAAGAGGGGCAAGGTCAGACAGGATTTGAGGCCGCCAGGGGCACCTAAGCTGTGGGTGCAGAGAATGGGATGCAGAGGTAGAGACAAGAAGGGTAGAGGTGGCAGGTATCCCTGA
- the C23H22orf15 gene encoding uncharacterized protein C22orf15 homolog isoform X10 produces MFIKVMFGAGCSVLVNTSCRLVNLTAHLRQKAGLPPDVSLHVLPATIALLAEDGNLVSLEEDLKEGASRAQTMGNSLLKERAIYVLVRIIKGEDMASTRYESLLENLDDHYPELAEELRRLSGLSSAGHNWRKRMGTRRGRHEQSPTSRPRKVQTDNNPAGLLLQNLELLRSCISKRGKGPD; encoded by the exons ATGTTTATCAAGGTGATGTTTGGGG CCGGCTGCTCGGTGCTGGTGAACACCTCTTGCAGGCTGGTGAACCTCACCGCCCACCTGAGGCAGAAAGCAGGGTTGCCCCCAGATG TCTCTCTCCATGTCCTCCCAGCGACCATTGCTCTCCTGGCTGAGGACGGCAACCTAGTGAGCCTGGAGGAGGACCTGAAGGAAGGGGCTTCCCGGGCCCAGACCATGGGCAACTCCCTACTGAAGGAGCGAGCCATATATGTCCTCGTTCGGATCATCA AGGGAGAGGACATGGCCTCCACCCGCTATGAGTCCCTATTGGAGAACCTGGATGACCATTACCCAGAGCTGGCAG AGGAACTGCGCAGGCTGTCAGGCCTCTCCTCTGCGGGCCACAACTGGAGGAAGCGCATGGGCACTCGGCGAGGCCGCCATGAGCAAAGCCCCACTTCAAGGCCCAGAAAG GTGCAAACAGACAACAACCCAGCAGGACTCCTCTTGCAGAATCTGGAATTGCTGAGAAGTTGCATCAGCAAGAGGGGCAAG ggCCCTGATTAA
- the C23H22orf15 gene encoding uncharacterized protein C22orf15 homolog isoform X12: MFIKVMFGAGCSVLVNTSCRLVNLTAHLRQKAGLPPDVSLHVLPATIALLAEDGNLVSLEEDLKEGASRAQTMGNSLLKERAIYVLVRIISKRERTWPPPAMSPYWRTWMTITQSWQRNCAGCQASPLRATTGGSAWALGEAAMSKAPLQGPERALIKGMDCTL, translated from the exons ATGTTTATCAAGGTGATGTTTGGGG CCGGCTGCTCGGTGCTGGTGAACACCTCTTGCAGGCTGGTGAACCTCACCGCCCACCTGAGGCAGAAAGCAGGGTTGCCCCCAGATG TCTCTCTCCATGTCCTCCCAGCGACCATTGCTCTCCTGGCTGAGGACGGCAACCTAGTGAGCCTGGAGGAGGACCTGAAGGAAGGGGCTTCCCGGGCCCAGACCATGGGCAACTCCCTACTGAAGGAGCGAGCCATATATGTCCTCGTTCGGATCATCAGTAAG AGGGAGAGGACATGGCCTCCACCCGCTATGAGTCCCTATTGGAGAACCTGGATGACCATTACCCAGAGCTGGCAG AGGAACTGCGCAGGCTGTCAGGCCTCTCCTCTGCGGGCCACAACTGGAGGAAGCGCATGGGCACTCGGCGAGGCCGCCATGAGCAAAGCCCCACTTCAAGGCCCAGAAAG ggCCCTGATTAAGGGGATGGATTGCACACTGTAG
- the C23H22orf15 gene encoding uncharacterized protein C22orf15 homolog isoform X7, whose translation MFIKVMFGAGCSVLVNTSCRLVNLTAHLRQKAGLPPDATIALLAEDGNLVSLEEDLKEGASRAQTMGNSLLKERAIYVLVRIISKRERTWPPPAMSPYWRTWMTITQSWQRNCAGCQASPLRATTGGSAWALGEAAMSKAPLQGPERLGDLAHYCQLAKLDSDPRGLAMTSALCDQVQTDNNPAGLLLQNLELLRSCISKRGKGPD comes from the exons ATGTTTATCAAGGTGATGTTTGGGG CCGGCTGCTCGGTGCTGGTGAACACCTCTTGCAGGCTGGTGAACCTCACCGCCCACCTGAGGCAGAAAGCAGGGTTGCCCCCAGATG CGACCATTGCTCTCCTGGCTGAGGACGGCAACCTAGTGAGCCTGGAGGAGGACCTGAAGGAAGGGGCTTCCCGGGCCCAGACCATGGGCAACTCCCTACTGAAGGAGCGAGCCATATATGTCCTCGTTCGGATCATCAGTAAG AGGGAGAGGACATGGCCTCCACCCGCTATGAGTCCCTATTGGAGAACCTGGATGACCATTACCCAGAGCTGGCAG AGGAACTGCGCAGGCTGTCAGGCCTCTCCTCTGCGGGCCACAACTGGAGGAAGCGCATGGGCACTCGGCGAGGCCGCCATGAGCAAAGCCCCACTTCAAGGCCCAGAAAG GCTTGGGGACCTGGCACACTACTGCCAACTAGCCAAGTTGGACTCAGACCCAAGGGGGTTAGCCATGACCTCTGCCTTGTGTGATCAGGTGCAAACAGACAACAACCCAGCAGGACTCCTCTTGCAGAATCTGGAATTGCTGAGAAGTTGCATCAGCAAGAGGGGCAAG ggCCCTGATTAA
- the C23H22orf15 gene encoding uncharacterized protein C22orf15 homolog isoform X6, with translation MFIKVMFGAGCSVLVNTSCRLVNLTAHLRQKAGLPPDATIALLAEDGNLVSLEEDLKEGASRAQTMGNSLLKERAIYVLVRIISKVAQEGEDMASTRYESLLENLDDHYPELAEELRRLSGLSSAGHNWRKRMGTRRGRHEQSPTSRPRKVQTDNNPAGLLLQNLELLRSCISKRGKVRQDLRPPGAPKLWVQRMGCRGRDKKGRGGRYP, from the exons ATGTTTATCAAGGTGATGTTTGGGG CCGGCTGCTCGGTGCTGGTGAACACCTCTTGCAGGCTGGTGAACCTCACCGCCCACCTGAGGCAGAAAGCAGGGTTGCCCCCAGATG CGACCATTGCTCTCCTGGCTGAGGACGGCAACCTAGTGAGCCTGGAGGAGGACCTGAAGGAAGGGGCTTCCCGGGCCCAGACCATGGGCAACTCCCTACTGAAGGAGCGAGCCATATATGTCCTCGTTCGGATCATCAGTAAGGTGGCCCAAG AGGGAGAGGACATGGCCTCCACCCGCTATGAGTCCCTATTGGAGAACCTGGATGACCATTACCCAGAGCTGGCAG AGGAACTGCGCAGGCTGTCAGGCCTCTCCTCTGCGGGCCACAACTGGAGGAAGCGCATGGGCACTCGGCGAGGCCGCCATGAGCAAAGCCCCACTTCAAGGCCCAGAAAG GTGCAAACAGACAACAACCCAGCAGGACTCCTCTTGCAGAATCTGGAATTGCTGAGAAGTTGCATCAGCAAGAGGGGCAAGGTCAGACAGGATTTGAGGCCGCCAGGGGCACCTAAGCTGTGGGTGCAGAGAATGGGATGCAGAGGTAGAGACAAGAAGGGTAGAGGTGGCAGGTATCCCTGA
- the C23H22orf15 gene encoding uncharacterized protein C22orf15 homolog isoform X19 produces MFIKVMFGAGCSVLVNTSCRLVNLTAHLRQKAGLPPDATIALLAEDGNLVSLEEDLKEGASRAQTMGNSLLKERAIYVLVRIIKGEDMASTRYESLLENLDDHYPELAEELRRLSGLSSAGHNWRKRMGTRRGRHEQSPTSRPRKGPD; encoded by the exons ATGTTTATCAAGGTGATGTTTGGGG CCGGCTGCTCGGTGCTGGTGAACACCTCTTGCAGGCTGGTGAACCTCACCGCCCACCTGAGGCAGAAAGCAGGGTTGCCCCCAGATG CGACCATTGCTCTCCTGGCTGAGGACGGCAACCTAGTGAGCCTGGAGGAGGACCTGAAGGAAGGGGCTTCCCGGGCCCAGACCATGGGCAACTCCCTACTGAAGGAGCGAGCCATATATGTCCTCGTTCGGATCATCA AGGGAGAGGACATGGCCTCCACCCGCTATGAGTCCCTATTGGAGAACCTGGATGACCATTACCCAGAGCTGGCAG AGGAACTGCGCAGGCTGTCAGGCCTCTCCTCTGCGGGCCACAACTGGAGGAAGCGCATGGGCACTCGGCGAGGCCGCCATGAGCAAAGCCCCACTTCAAGGCCCAGAAAG ggCCCTGATTAA
- the C23H22orf15 gene encoding uncharacterized protein C22orf15 homolog isoform X18: protein MFIKVMFGAGCSVLVNTSCRLVNLTAHLRQKAGLPPDATIALLAEDGNLVSLEEDLKEGASRAQTMGNSLLKERAIYVLVRIISKVAQEGEDMASTRYESLLENLDDHYPELAEELRRLSGLSSAGHNWRKRMGTRRGRHEQSPTSRPRKGPD, encoded by the exons ATGTTTATCAAGGTGATGTTTGGGG CCGGCTGCTCGGTGCTGGTGAACACCTCTTGCAGGCTGGTGAACCTCACCGCCCACCTGAGGCAGAAAGCAGGGTTGCCCCCAGATG CGACCATTGCTCTCCTGGCTGAGGACGGCAACCTAGTGAGCCTGGAGGAGGACCTGAAGGAAGGGGCTTCCCGGGCCCAGACCATGGGCAACTCCCTACTGAAGGAGCGAGCCATATATGTCCTCGTTCGGATCATCAGTAAGGTGGCCCAAG AGGGAGAGGACATGGCCTCCACCCGCTATGAGTCCCTATTGGAGAACCTGGATGACCATTACCCAGAGCTGGCAG AGGAACTGCGCAGGCTGTCAGGCCTCTCCTCTGCGGGCCACAACTGGAGGAAGCGCATGGGCACTCGGCGAGGCCGCCATGAGCAAAGCCCCACTTCAAGGCCCAGAAAG ggCCCTGATTAA
- the C23H22orf15 gene encoding uncharacterized protein C22orf15 homolog isoform X2, whose protein sequence is MFIKVMFGAGCSVLVNTSCRLVNLTAHLRQKAGLPPDATIALLAEDGNLVSLEEDLKEGASRAQTMGNSLLKERAIYVLVRIISKRERTWPPPAMSPYWRTWMTITQSWQRNCAGCQASPLRATTGGSAWALGEAAMSKAPLQGPERLGDLAHYCQLAKLDSDPRGLAMTSALCDQVQTDNNPAGLLLQNLELLRSCISKRGKVRQDLRPPGAPKLWVQRMGCRGRDKKGRGGRYP, encoded by the exons ATGTTTATCAAGGTGATGTTTGGGG CCGGCTGCTCGGTGCTGGTGAACACCTCTTGCAGGCTGGTGAACCTCACCGCCCACCTGAGGCAGAAAGCAGGGTTGCCCCCAGATG CGACCATTGCTCTCCTGGCTGAGGACGGCAACCTAGTGAGCCTGGAGGAGGACCTGAAGGAAGGGGCTTCCCGGGCCCAGACCATGGGCAACTCCCTACTGAAGGAGCGAGCCATATATGTCCTCGTTCGGATCATCAGTAAG AGGGAGAGGACATGGCCTCCACCCGCTATGAGTCCCTATTGGAGAACCTGGATGACCATTACCCAGAGCTGGCAG AGGAACTGCGCAGGCTGTCAGGCCTCTCCTCTGCGGGCCACAACTGGAGGAAGCGCATGGGCACTCGGCGAGGCCGCCATGAGCAAAGCCCCACTTCAAGGCCCAGAAAG GCTTGGGGACCTGGCACACTACTGCCAACTAGCCAAGTTGGACTCAGACCCAAGGGGGTTAGCCATGACCTCTGCCTTGTGTGATCAGGTGCAAACAGACAACAACCCAGCAGGACTCCTCTTGCAGAATCTGGAATTGCTGAGAAGTTGCATCAGCAAGAGGGGCAAGGTCAGACAGGATTTGAGGCCGCCAGGGGCACCTAAGCTGTGGGTGCAGAGAATGGGATGCAGAGGTAGAGACAAGAAGGGTAGAGGTGGCAGGTATCCCTGA